From Branchiostoma floridae strain S238N-H82 chromosome 5, Bfl_VNyyK, whole genome shotgun sequence:
TGCGCGAATCCTCTGTGGATGGTTaataagcaaaacaaaatgtacaaattactGGCAGGATGTACAGTGACAAGGGGGAATACACACAAGGCTGGGACTGCATTGTTCTTTCTGACACAATACGAAAAGCAGCTATCTACATTTGGACCGATCAATTTCATTGAACTGGGACCAGGGCAGCTATAGACTACAAACGTCCTTTGACCTGATGCCAACATCACTCTTCTGAAAGCAGATTCTTTCTATTGGGTCTTAAGCCCAGAGGACTGGTCAAAACTTCAGTGCATCGAATCTTTGTGCTTAAGCTTTTCACGTAACGGGTCTGACCTgttttttgtagtgttttcgTCTTGTTCAGGACCTCCTTTGCAGTTCTCTTGATGTCTGTGGTGGTGTGGTCATTGATGAAAGCTGCAATGACTTCCCAGCTGttaagataaaagaaaaaaacattgctgTTACAAAATACTGGGACAAATCAAGTTCTAGTAACTTTTATGATATCAGAAAATTCAACAGAAGTGCTAGGTcctatacagtactgtaaatagtAAAATAtttgtggtagttttatgtttgtaaTTTCCATTTCAACGTCTCCACACAAACTCATCACACAGTATTCTGTCTTGCATTTTCCCTCTCTTCCTCATTCACGTTCTCTCGTGAGAAAGGGTACAATTAAGGGACAATCAAGGTGCAAGCAAGCTAAGGTTGCCAGTTGTTTTCACAGTGAATTTTAGATATTGTGAATGCCTCTTTTCCCCTCCTACCACAAAATCAAGTTGCAAGAAACTTAAATCAATTAACAGTATGTTTAGCTCCAATATAGATGTAGACCCTTAAAGATtagacaagcagtgtttttgatTCAATatgaagcaggctgaataaaaattctaactggaagctatgtgactccactaaaccccccccccccccaccccaaaaagtctagggtcagcAGATTGTTCCAGGGTAGGTAGGAAGACAGgaaacaaaatctttttttcctaggccttatagCTGACATATAGACCTAAAGCGACACTCCCCCACTTCTCACCGTGAAACCGTCCCCGCGGGAAACGTCTTGACAGCCTTGACGAGTAGCGCCAGGTCCTCGGGCGACCACGGCTTGCCTGACCCGCCCTTCTCCTTGGCCCGTACCGACTCCTGCTGCTTCCTTCTCTCCGCAGCCATCCGCTCCTCCTCCTCACGACGGATGTCTGCGTCCATCTCCTCTATCTGTACAGTACATGAAGAAGTGTTGGAATTATGGATCTGcctagccttggtaccatccaggtagtagtttgctcctatgtttgcttctgctacccatctggggacctgcacattcaaaccgtttggtggtgacgccagttaatgagcgaataaaggaatgggttctagagcactcgctTGATGACAACTGGCCCTCCTGCAAGCAGATGGAGGGCTTTTCGGGTGTTGGACCaatccttaattcgctcatgtgtagggaccaatcagcaccctctTTCAAAATATAGACAATTCTAGACGTTAGATATGTCAAGGTTCCCTgacagaatagcagagaagtgacAGTCgctgtaaccagctgctgctgcactgggtgcctgcgaagctggtgtgttacgctgaagctggtgtgttacttcTAATGGTTATatagaaacagatacagaatgatacagTTCTTGAAAAACAGAACTCACCTGTTTATCTAGCGCTGCCTTGGCCTCTTCTTTGCTGCCCTTTGCCATGGCAGTGTTCAGGTCCTGTAGACTGAGGAATATTTAGGGGAAGGAGTTAAACATCATAGCATGGGAACAAAGTCTCCTTCATTGCAaaaccttctttaattcttcagtaaacatTTCGATGACAATCTGTCGCCTTCGTCTTCAAATACTATCGGTGCTTTATGAACATAAATATGtaataaatgtacatttaaCGTACATACACCAGTAGTTGTATGGACATGTTTCTTAAGGTTGTCCATGACATCTTACCTTGCTATCTCCAGTCTGTTACAGAGCTTCTCTATAGACTCCATCATGGCTACTGTGTCACTCTCACCATCCACATAGTAGTCGTTGGTCTGGATTAGTTAGAGAAAAATTGAGCAAACAGTTAAATGCAATGACTCATTTATCATTTTCTCAATGTCTGTTAAAGACTAGGAGAAATAGGAtcgattttttaatttttgcaaacttttttaaCGATCTAGAGGATCATTTCCTCGCTATTACATTGagatatttttcatgtgataattTGGTCGGAAAGTTATGTTAAAACGTCTTTAAAAAGTGCGATTTGGGGCATCCGAGGGCGAattcaaatgatatgcatgacgtcattttagagaGTCGCGTTCTTGTAGTAGCTCTACCCCTGTCCGCTGTAATGGCGTCTTGTACTACCGGTCGTGTTAGTACAAAGTCCAGTGGACGTTATTGTGTCGCAGGAGGCCCACATGGCGTTAGCTGTAAGAATAGTCAGTCTACCGAGGGGATATCTATGCACAGATTCCccaaagttaaaaatgacagaactgcggctgacaaattgagagtctcagcgagctagaaaacagtgtacaaaattatgtatcaagtttgttcagaggcATGGTTCCTTCCGCGACATCTACGgctccgcacacttcgagctccgcacacttcgagccCTCGTACTTCAACATGAACCTTGAGATTATATTGGGGAGAGCTGTGGGAGGACCAGAAGGATAATATCGCAGGAAAAGTTCCAACTATTGACACCGCTGGTCTGCCGACTCCCAGTCACGGAACGCGCGCGGAGAAGGGTGAATTCGCCACTGTTTATCACAGCTGCAGGACGTTTATCTGTCAcaattactagtagtaattcACCCTGTAAATTTACCTTGTATTTCGCTTGTTCTGGTCATAACTGTGTTGCCATTATTGTGAAGTACTTGTACGCTTTGACTCcgacacaaaacagcacaaatgattcttggattttacatctttgtcggcgtccggatagatttcataacaaagtgaaccGCTTATACCGAACTCGTAACAACAATGATGCCGACGCTGTCCCAAGATTTTCAAGCACGAAAATTTGCTGCCCGTATTCAAAATACGTTGGAAAAATAGtcactagattttgtcatgagtattgtagtttttggtctccgtaaaaccaagttacgagcgaatctgggatttttcgtcgtcgacaacaacaactctaagaaaaatggccccaaaaaagatggcggccgtgcgCTAAAAACCTCAgagacttttcgaattttctttcacggaaacaccagtctgtatgtttttcctcgaatcactagGAGCTTACGAAATCTGTGTGTTGTTTAGTGTCTTGgcggtggacatgttgttgatagatgagttaaaatagtttggttttgtataaaaacttctagcgtaacctgagcatgtaaacaaaggaaaatatatcgaGGTTGCGGGACCACAAGCATGTACGTACTCGTTACTATGTCATCGataattcgtttttttttgctcGCGTAGCTACAAACTTGGCACTTTTGTCGCTAGATTTTGCCATGAATATTGTAGCATTTATATGTAGTACTGATATGGTCTCCGTAAAACCTAGTGACGAGTGAATCTtggatttttcgtcgtcaacaacaaagaaaaattcctcACAAAAAAATGGCGGCCCCGTGCCATGCGCTATTATTTAACcacacttttcgaattttctatcacggaaacaccagtctgtgtgttttcctcgAATCAATAGGAGCTTACaaaatctgtctgttgtgcagacaaatatgagacagaaagaacagtcactctcaaaatgtttcacggaCTCGTCACAATCTGGAGGCGTTTAGCTAGCTATCGGCCGTGCTCACGACTAGAAATAGTCAGTCTACGACGTACTATCTATCCGATAAAAGCTtacaggtttgtaaacaaacacatactttgagtgggaatgtattttgaatcgcatttcttgtggcaatgaggttgcttctcattttaaatcctggcgaactgtacgtagttagttgctcagctgttgtatatttgtacgcgACCGAAGCTTTAGTCCCGGTCTCGCTAGCAGACACAAGCTGAGACCGCAAAGAGGCACAAATTTCTGCGCTTCTGctagaaaacatcttcaaattGATGTACAGCATGGCCTCCTTACTGAGGATAATGTAAGCTAATGCTATCATTTATGTATAGAAGAAGCGATGACTGTTTGTCCCCGCTTATTCCACACgctacaataatgaactttctcCCCGCCTGCGTTACGCACGCTTGGTACGtgcatcaacttcaagtgcCTCTAAGATATATTTCAGTGGCGTGAATACGAACGAAATTCTcttcaagtgaagtgaagtatgtgttctttagtcgtgccgagtttcgtcaatgaattatgtttcctttataagatacgggtctatcaaatgtatattattcccctagtcaaccataccagctagtagggactaactaaaatgacgtcacggcatgttcctaattagttccagcaaagagctcaaagtacacatttttatgtcgctgtttgagggacttccggacggacaattgatttgaaacttgcattgactttttcagaaaagatcaaatttttacattattggtagaaaatgctacagacgatttcatttcagttacactttAATCCTTGTTGGGATGACGGACAAAAAATTATGGTCATGGTCATTTTGTCatttggacaaacataaaacccTTGTCTATCATTTTCACCTGATAATCAGACATGATTAATATCCAGCCATTTCATATTACAAGAAATCTCTTTTTACTTTCCATAGAAAAGGAATAACCAATTAAGTTTCAGTTACTAGTAATATTACTATAGATTATAGAATAGTAAAATATTCAGTGGTAACCAATTTACTTGTGCTCTTCTAAAAAGACGGAGACAGTTTTTCTTCAAGCTTACCTTACAAACATCCCTTAGTCTTTTCCTTTCCTTCTTAAGTTGTTTCTTAGCAGCCTCCTTCTCTTTCTTAGCTACTAATGcctgagagaaaaaaagatcTTTTGTTAGCAATGATGGGAGGTTACCAGTTTATGGTTACCTATAACCTTGCATTACCTATACAGGGCCCGAAATGCTTTTTTTCAGCATTTACCTGCATTACTCAGATTtaggaagtattgatcatactaaaattgttcagaaaacattgccaccatttcTTTCATACTTCATAGGTGGTGCAGTCAATGCAGCTTGTAAAAATctacatatacctacatcataatacatgtggatataaacccagtacatggaccagcgcaggttaggtgcaggtagacatcagaaatacctgcacagatccaaATTTACCTGCAataacctgcacatgcaggttattttgagccctgctataCAAATACTTGCATGATAAAGACATGTTATTCAGAATAAACATTACTGATGACCCTGACCTTAGCCTTagcttcttcttcctctttctcCTTTTGTTTCCTCTCAGCCTCCAGCTCTGCTTGTCTTTGCTGAAAAACAGAACAGGTATGTTATTAATGACACTTATTCATATAGCAAAATACAACAGCTCctgattacatgtacaaccaaacATCATCAGCATTACTAAATAGACAAAGTTGTTTGAACAAAATATTCATCCTTCTAATGTTATTGAGCATTGAATGTTACGAACCATATTTCTTATAGTTTTTGATTCCTGCCACCAACTTTATTTCCGCAAGTGACACAATTTAGTATGAAAGGCCACTTTGGCAGGGACAAGGTTTAAGAGTCCTAGTACTAGTATAGTCTACTGCACTAGAATGACATTACAAGAAACTGTAACGAACCCGTTCCTTTTCCTCTGCAATCTTTCTTGCTGCTTCTTTCTTTGCTTTCTTCtcgtcttctttctttctcttttcttcttctttgaactTCTTTATTCTCGGGTCACATGCATAAGCATTATCTGGAAATAATCAGAACGGTAAGAAAGGCAGTTTAACacaaatttgtaatttttcaatCAGCAATGTTGACAGGTAACCTGATATATGTAATGGCACCAATTCAATCCTTGATCTTTGTGAGGAAAAGATTTAGCAAAAGATGAAAATACAGAAAGTATTAAGTATCTGAAACTGTGTACCAAGGAACAGTCTTTCCTTAGACTTTTTCTTCCGATATTCATCTTCCAGTTTGCTATAAATTTTCTTATATCCAAGAACCGACAAATTCAATCAATTTGGACTACGTGACTAACAAATCTAAGTTGAATTTTGCCAGCACAACCCACCGACTAGCTTGAGTATTCTGGACACTTCTTCCTTTTTCCTCTTCTGCCGAGcagctttgttctgtttctcTATCCACCTTCTCTCCTCACGGCTGCAGAGGGAAGGCAACATGATCAATGATTAGAAAATCAATCAACTTTTTCTTAACAAAGATTTTACTTGTATCTACATAGCTGGTACaaccgcccttcagcataacacaccagctttgaagGCATgaggcgcagcagcagctggttatattatactgaacgaccggtcacacctaacctttccacatctatctgtaagcgctctttaaaactatccaatgaagatgcccctactgtgcttggtgataaatTCCAGTCCATGATAGttatgagaaaatatgaattttggaACACCTGAATCCTACATTGGTAACTcaggtacttgaaggcatgactattcctTGTTCTTTTGTGAGATGGTATTAGATACTTGTCAGTCggtggtcattttgtacaaagtctggacatcatacaaagtctagacattttcctttccttttagACTTCCTTTTTGTAGACATATTAAAACATCTGTGCTATAAGCCTCCTTTGACCCACAGTCCCAAGTACAAGGGGAACTTTCATGAAACTGAGTACATTGCGCATGAATGATTACTTACTCTTCCCCTTTTTCCTTGTCTTCTTCATCCAGGTAGGAAAATTCTCTCCAGGAGACAAAGTCATACctgaaaaatggacaaaaaacaCCCAAGAATTGATGTAagaacaaacaaatgtacacatgtaaaaataataattttatcAGTTGGATACTTCTCAAAATATTCATCATTCATAAAATATTCATCTTTACATtatacaagcaactggatatgattttggaaatgggcAGACATTtcctgagtaactgctttttggcatatcttattacctggatgtcttattAAACCTTCATTGACACATCTTTAAATCAGTTCCACTTCTTTAATAAACCATACTTTTACTTCCTATTTGCAAAATATCCAAACCATGAGGTTAATGGAACTGTACTGAACACAGCACTATATTTGGAGATACCATAAACATCAGCTAGAAtggggaaaaaatgaattttcctacCAAAAGGAATAGAAGTGGTCAACCTCCTCGTATGTAGAGTCTGCTGTGCCAAGTTTGGGGACATGTTTCTTTACTGAAAACCTGTAAGGAGGAAAACATGTAGATAACAATCAGATATGGTAGTTTGATCCTTCTAGTAGTAGCAAAAGTACCCTCTGGCAGAATAGACAGAaactgtaaacacacacacacatataggcagacacacagacaagcctCGGGCCCTCCCAAAAAATACACAGTCAAAACTCAAACGTGACCATGAAGACCATTTAGGGGagcaataaaatctggtctgtgtgtggacaggtggtctctTGTGCCAATGGGAGATATTATCTCAGGGATGACCAAGAGGTGGTCACAATGGCCATGCATCTTAAGATTTTCAAATACATAATACAAGAGGGTTTCAGTATTTTTTCTGACACTCATAAGTCAAGAATACGCAGTATACTAATAATAGTAAGGTACAAACCCTAACACAAATATCTAGATGCACCAGTGAacccaaaaatgtcaaaaatcagGTGTACAGCTCAAATATTGTGTGCACAAAAGAGCATTTGTACTCATAGCTCTGTTACAGTGACATATGCAGAAGGCCAAGGCGCTATTTCCAAAACTCACCTAGCATTGCTGGAGAACACAGGCCCAAAAACCTCATAGAAGTTTTCCTTTGAGCTAGAGTTGTTTGGTGGAACGACATCGTCAAACTCGGGGTCAACACTGTCGAACGATCTTCTGGACACTTTGTTACTGAGGAGCTGATATGCTGGGcaagacaaaaagaaatgatGATTAAAGCTTTGTTAATAACAAATGCCTGTCTatgagtgtacatgtaataacaaaTTCATGTGAAGCCAACAAGTCAATATCTCATTGGTAGATAACACAAATGTTGCTATCTTTGAAACACAATACTGCTAggcttttacatgtatatttacagtactttaaaccaattcaaaacatgtacatttatgatatatgtacatgtacatgcatgagCTTCAAATggaagatagtatcaaaaacaTCTCATTTGAAAAACTGAATATATTTACAATAACTTGAATAGCTGATGTATACAGTACTTTCCCAGTCATACTAATTACCAATTTAAATTTTTACACTTTTTTATAGAATGAAATGTTATTCATAAACTAAATAAACAGAACGACCTATGCCCTTTGCTAAACTGTTATCAACTTTGACTTCTGACCTTTTGTGATGCAGGAGTAGTAGTCATCATCTCCTTCCTTCACAGGTTTCCCCGCCTGCCTGCGCTTGTCGGGATGGTGTTTCAACACGATACGCTTGTCTGGGGGAAATATCATTAATTTAGCGTCAAAAGACTAGACAGAATCTTGACCTAAACAATACAGGATTTTCATAGACACCATAATGTTTGTAACTTGAATCCCTCAGTGACCATGTTGGCAGGTAGTGGGATCAAACAATGGCAACTTCGTGTCTTCTATTCTAGAGGTCTTGCATTGATGCAGGTTAGACATCTGGAcaataagataagccaaaaagcagttactcaagcaactagatatgattttgaaaacggtcagacgtttcagacaaccatccggtgtctaattcgtcagtgacactggagaaatcttgttggagatacTCGTGCATTTGAGGAGAAACGCACTTTGATGAAGTTTGATCACATTTAAGAATGCAACACATATCATCAGACAAAGAGTCCATCCTAGTGTGATGAtcatgagtggatcaaaccttatgCAACTTGTACTAGTTACTAAGttacagtacaaaactggtgtgttatgctttATCATTAAtcagaacccaacacacttgaTAGAGAAGAGATCCACATGAGTGGACCAAACAAATGTAGCTTGTCACTTGCCCAATACTTACAGGCCTGTTTAATCTGTGCATGTGTGGCTCTGTACCTCAGCTTGGCTATCCCCAACACAGCATAG
This genomic window contains:
- the LOC118416916 gene encoding dnaJ homolog subfamily C member 2-like; translated protein: MLPEAQEGEETMVVARLSAPATIRVEPVGKWFEAYAHRYRHKKTLSQHESVGSSSSSEEEEEDLRDEDFQEDPLLTSLDPKDVKTQDHYAVLGIAKLRYRATHAQIKQAYKRIVLKHHPDKRRQAGKPVKEGDDDYYSCITKAYQLLSNKVSRRSFDSVDPEFDDVVPPNNSSSKENFYEVFGPVFSSNARFSVKKHVPKLGTADSTYEEVDHFYSFWYDFVSWREFSYLDEEDKEKGEDREERRWIEKQNKAARQKRKKEEVSRILKLVDNAYACDPRIKKFKEEEKRKKEDEKKAKKEAARKIAEEKERQRQAELEAERKQKEKEEEEAKAKALVAKKEKEAAKKQLKKERKRLRDVCKTNDYYVDGESDTVAMMESIEKLCNRLEIASLQDLNTAMAKGSKEEAKAALDKQIEEMDADIRREEEERMAAERRKQQESVRAKEKGGSGKPWSPEDLALLVKAVKTFPAGTVSRWEVIAAFINDHTTTDIKRTAKEVLNKTKTLQKTEDSRTLRSEVNKAAYERLEKSTTEAASIKKAEDAGISERFDDPSVYQFKTGPWTADEQKCLEQALRTYPAGTGDRWDLICEAVPGRSKKDCMVRYKELVEMVKAKKAAQAAAKK